A region of the Streptomyces sp. NBC_00442 genome:
CTCACCCTCACCGACCTGGCCCGGCACGCGGGCGTCAGTGTGCGCACCCTGACCCGCCGCTTCCACGCCGAGAGCGGCGTGAGCCCGCTCCAGTGGCTCCTGCACCAGCGCATCGAGCGGGCCAAGGAACTCCTGGAGACGACCTCCCTCGCGATGGACCGGGTCGCCGCGTCCAGCGGCCTGGGCAGCGCGGACTCCCTACGCACCCACATCACCCGCCGCACCGGCCTCACCCCGAGCGCCTACCGGGCGACCTTCAGCCGACTGGCGGCGGCGGGCTGAGGGACGCAAAAAACCGCGTGCTGCCGATGCCGCGGCAGGATCACCATGGGCGCCATGACGTGGCATCTGACCGACGACATCGAGATGTTCCGCAAGGCTGCCGGCGGGTTGTTGGCGGCGGACCCGGCCCGCTCGTCCGTGCTCCTGACCGTCTCGGAGACAGCCCGTGCCGGGGTGTGGCCGGAGATCCGCTCGGGATGGTGGGTCTGCGGTGGGACGGTTGCCGGGGCCTTCCTGCAAACGCCGCCCTTCCCGCCGCTGCTCGGCCCCATGCCCCCGGAAGCTGCCCGTGAGCTGGCAGGGGAGCTGCGCGGGATCTCGCCGACGGGCGTCAACGGCGTCAACGGGGAGAGCGACGCCGCGCTCGCTTTCGGACGGGCCTGGGGGCCTTACGAGGTGGAGCGCGCGGAGCGGCTGTTCGGCCTGGCCGAGCTGACCGGGCCGACGTCGGTCGCGGGGCGGGCCAGGATCGCGGCGATGGCGGATCTGCCGCTCCTGACGGCGTGGCTGGAAGCCTTCTCGACGGAGGCGGGTCTCTCGTCCGGCCAGCACGTCGGCGAACTCGCCGCCCGTCGGATCGCCGCCGGTCAACTGGTTCTCTGGGAGGCCGAGGCCGAGGGACCGGTTTCCCTGGCAGCCACCTCCGCGGTACTGGCCGGCCACGCCCGGATCGGCCCCGTCTACACGCCGCCCGAGCTGCGAGGCCACGGTTACGCGGCGGCGGCCACATCCGCCGCGACGCGGCTGGCCCAGGGCCGTGGCGCCGGTCACGTGGTGCTCTTCACGGATCTCGCCAACCCGACCAGCAACGCGCTCTACCAACGGCTCGGCTATCGGCGCCTCCGGGATCACCTGTCGCTGACCTTCACGGACCGGGTCCCCGTCGGACGGCGGCCGGAGCGCCGGTAGGTTCAGGGGCTTGGCACAGTCCCCCGCACCACGTCGAGTGCGGCCTTGCCGAAGGCCCGGACGCGGGCGGTGGTGCCGTCGGCGAGCCATATCAGGCCCCATTCCACCGGTGCGGCGTCGCTGAAGGGGACGTACGCGACGTCGGGGCGGGCGAAGTAGCGTCTGGCGTGGGCGCCTACGGACGCGACTCCCTCGCCCGCGCCGACGAGCGTCAGCAACTCGGTGAACGTCGTGGCCGACGGGGCGGGTGCGAGGGGGTGCCCGGCCGGGGTCCGGCGCGGCCGGTGGTCGTCGCGCGGGGAGTCCGGCGGCGTCTCGGCGATCTCCAGCACGGTGACGCGGGCCAGGTCCTCCTCGCGGACGGCGGTTCGGCGGGCGAGGGGATGGCCTGCCGGCACGGCGAGCATGCGTGCTTCCCGCACCAGGACCGGGCCCATGACGATGCCCTCCGCCCGCACCGGACGGCTGGTCAGTACGGTGTCCACCGCACCGCCGCGCAGCCACGGCAGAATGTCCTGCGGGCGGGCTTCGCGGATCTGGACGTCGCACTCGGGGTGCCGGGTGCGGAACGTCTGCGTCGCCCCGACCAGCAGCTGGCCCGCGGCCGGCCCGGAGAAGGCGACCCGCAGCAGTCCGGTCAGGCCGCGCCCGGCATCGACGGCCCGCTCGACGGCGTCGGCGATCCGGTCCCAGGCGGGCCGGACATCCTCGTACAACTGCCGTCCCACCGGCGAGAGTTCGACCCGGCGGCTGGTGCGGTGGAACAGCGGCACGCCGATGCGCCGCTCCAGCTTGGCGATGGTCTGACTGACCCGGGCCGTGGACAGGCGGAGCCGCTCGCCGGTACGGCCGAAGTGCAACTCCTCGGAGAGCGTCAAGAACGCCTCCAGCTCGTACCGCTCCAACATCCCCGCAACCCCTCCGTCGTCAACCGGGGCTCAACGATCGTTGCGCGGATGCGCGTTGATGCCCCCCTTGTTCCCGCAGCAGGATCAAAGGCGTCGGAAAGACCACCTGACCTGCACTGGAGAACATCATGTACGTCACCCGCGACCGCGCCCTGACCGCCCCCGCCGATGACAGCGCCGCGGTGCTCGCGGAACTCAGGGACCGTACGGAGATCATCGACGCGCTCTACCGCTTCGGCCTGGGCCAGGACCTCAAGGACGAGGAACTGTTCGCCTCGGCCTTCGCCGCGGACGCCGAGCTGGACTTCCGCCCGGCCGCCGCCAAGTGGGGAGCCGAGCCGCCGCTGATGTCGGGACGCGACACCATCGTCACCACCATCCTGGGCATGTTCGCCGGCCGCGTGGACACCACCCACCAGGTCACCAACCCGCGGATCACCGTCGACGGCGACACCGCCCGCCTCACCGCCCTGGTGGAAGCCCAGCACCTGCTCGTCGCGGACCGCGCCCGGTACGCGCTCCTTAAGAACCCCTACGACGTCGACCTGGTCCGCGACGGCGACCGCTGGGTCGTCCGGCGCCTCGTCATCGACAACACCTGGTTCGTCGGCGAACCCACCGCGATCTTCGGCTGACCGGTGCCCGTTCACTTCACCCCACCCCGAACGACCCTGCCAGGAAGGTGCGACATGAGATGCGCAGTGCTCGGCGGAACCGGGCTGATCGGTTCCACGATCGTGGAGAGGCTGGTCGAGGACGGCCACGAGGCCCTCCCGCACGCACGCTCCACCGGCGTGGACCTCCTCACCGGCGAAGGGCTCGCCCCGGCGCTGGCCGGCGCCGACGTCGTCATCGACGCGACGCAGTCGCCCGCCGCGGACGACACCGCCGCGGAATTCTTCCGGACCGCGACCGCGAACCTCCTCGCCGCGGCCGCGCAGGCCGGTGTCCGGCACGCCGTCCTGCTGTCCATCGTGGGCGTGGACCGCGTGCCCGACCTCGGCTACTACCGGGCCAAGGTCCTCCAGGAGGGCCTGTTCAGGGCAGGACCGGTCCCGTACTCCATCGTCCGCGCCACCCAGTTCTTCGAGTACGTCGACGCCATCATGTCCTGGACCACCGAGGGCGACACGGTGCGACTGCCCCCTGTCCCGTTGCAGCCCGTCGCCGCCGCCGACGCCGCCCGCGTCGTCGCCGACATCGCCGCCGGCGCTCCGCTCCAGGGGGTGCGCGACGTCGCCGGCCCCGACGTCCTGGCCCTGGACGAGCTCGGCGCGCTCACCCTCACCGCCCTCGGCGCCGCCCGCACCGTCCTGACCGACGCCGACGCCGGCCCCTTCGCCACCGCATCCGGCGGCGCCCTCACCGCACCCGGCGGCGCGCACCTCGCCCCGACGCGCTACCGCGACTGGCTGGCGGCGGCAGCCAGGCACAGGGGAGCCCACCTCGGCGAGGGCGCTTCGGAGACGGAGCAGTAACGCCGGGTGCGCAGGGGCGCCCGCTGGGAATGGGGTGGGGGGCGGTACGTGTTGTAGCGGGTCGTACGGGCTTCAACAATCTGAGAGAAGTGACATGCGCGTCGAGATCTGGAGCGACATCGCCTGCCCCTGGTGCTACATCGGCAAGGCCCGCTTCGAGAAGGGCCTGGCGGGCTTCGCCCACCGCGACGACGTCGAGGTGGTGCACCGCTCCTTCGAGCTCGACCCCGGCCGGGCCAAGGGGGAGGTCGGGCCGGTGATTCCGATGCTGGCCAAGAAGTACGGGCGGACCATCGAGGAGGCCCGCGCGATGGAGGAGAACGTCGCCTCCCACGCGCACGCCGAGGGGCTCGGCTACCTGGCCGAGGGCCGTGACCACGGCAACACCTTCGACATCCACCGGCTCCTGCACCTGGCCAAGGCCCGCGGCCGCCAGGGCGAGCTGCTCGACCTCGCCTACCGGGTCAACTTCGCCGAGGAGCGTTCCGTCTTCGACGCCGCGGTCCTGGCGGAGATCGCGGTCCTGGCCGGTCTGGACGCGGACGAGGTCCAGGCGGTCATCGGCGACGAGAACGCGTACGCCGACGAGGTGCGCGCCGACGAGCGCGAGGCGGCCGAGCTCGGCGCCAACGCCGTCCCGTTCTTCGTGCTCGACCGGAAGTACGGCATCTCGGGCGGCCAGCCCTCCGAGGTCTTCACGCGCGCCCTCGAACAGGCCTGGCAGGAGCACACCCCGGCCCTTGCGGTCATCGCGGGGGAGGGCGACGGCGCCGACGCCTGTGGTCCGGACGGGTGCGAGGTTCCCCGCTGAGTCGCGGGACGGCCCGGCCGATGCATAAGACCTGCTTGGGGGTATGCGTCAATGTTGCCCAATTGACGTGAGGTTGCCGGGGATTCAGGCTGGACCGCATGGAACTGGACTCCCTCGCGCCCGGCGAATTCGCCCCGAAGACCACCTACCTCAACACCGCGAGCACCGGGCTGCTGCCGGCCCGGACCGTGGCGGCGATGAACGAAGCCATCGTCGCCGCGGCCGCCGGGCGCCCGACCGACATGTTCGGTGACGTGGAGGCCGCCCGCGCCGCCTACGCCCGCCTCGTCGAGGTGCCCGTGCGGCGCGTCGCGTGTGGCGCGTCCGTCGCCGTCTACGCCGGACTCGTCGCCACGTCGCTGCCCGAGGGCTCCGAGGTCCTCGTCGCGGAGGCCGACTTCAGCTCGGTGGTCAACCCGTTCCACGTGCGCCGCGACCTGAAGGTGCGCACCGCCCCGCTGGAGGGACTCGCGCAGGCGGTGCGGCCGGGCACCGCGCTGGTCGCGGTCAGCGCGGTGCAGTCGGCCGACGGACGCATCGCCGATCTCGACGCGATCCGTGACGCCGCCCGTGCCCACGGCGCCCGGACCCTGGTCGACGTGTCCCAGGGCGCGGGCTGGTGCCCGGTGGACGCCGGCGCGTTCGACTACACGGTGACCGTCGGCTTCAAGTGGCTGACCGGCCCGCGCGGGGTCGCCTTCTTCACCGTCCCCGACGACCTCGGCGAGCTGACCCCCGTCTTCGCCGGCTGGGTGGCCGGCGAGCACCCCTGGGACAGCTGCTACGGCCCCGTCGAGGAGCTCGCCCACTCCGCCCGGCGGTTCGACGAGAGCCCCGCGCTCTTCTCCTACACCGGGGCCCGGCACTCCCTGGCGCTCCTGGAGGAGCTCGGCATCGAACGCGTCCACGCCCACAACACCGCGCTCGCCGACCGCTTCCGCGCCGGGCTCGCCCCGCTCGGGTACGAGGCGGTGGCCGCGCCCGGCTCGGCGATCGTCTCGGTCCCCCGACTCGGCCATGTTCAGGAGGAGTTGAGCCGTTCCGGCATCGAACTCTCCAACCGTGCGGGCAACTTGCGCGCCGCGTTCCACTACTACACGTCGGGCCAGGACGTGGACCGGCTGCTCGCTCTGCTGCCCGCCCGCTGACCGGCCCGGCTCAGGTCCCGCAGGCCGCCTCGTCGCCGGCCGAGCGGCACAGGTTCTCCTCCACCTTGCCCAACAGCCGTGTCAGCTCAGCCCGTTCATCCGCATCGAGGCCGGCCAGTGTCTGCTCCTCCAGCTCCGTCCAGGCGTCACGCACCCGCTCGTGCAGGACGCAGCCGTCGTCGGTGGCCTCGACGAGCGAGGCGCGCCGGTCCTTGGGATCCGGGGTGCGCCGCACGTAGCCCGCCTGCTCCAGACGCTGGAGCATCTTCGTCACCGTCGACGGATCCAGTTCGAGCAGCTTGATCAGCTGGGACTGGCGGGTCGCCCCCGCGTCCCACAGGTGCATCATCAGGAGCTCCTGCCCCGGGTAGAGCCCGATGCAGCGCAGCTGCCTGCCCGCCGCGATGCGGTGCAGCCGGGCCACCCGGGACACCGCGCGGCTGAACGGACCGCCGCGCGCGGCGCTCGGCAGATGGGCGTAATCGGGACAGACGGGGTCGTCGGAGGTCATGCCCGCAAGATTACCTTGGTCGGCCAATCAATGCGTTACAGTGACTCCCGGCGCCAATACTTGGCCGACCACATATTTTGCCGACCGCATGTTCGTGATCTCCCCTTCTCCCCGTTCGTCTCCTTGGAGGCCGCTGTGACCACCGCATTCGACCCGATCGACCTGGCCGGCACCCGGCTCGCCAACCGCATCGCCCTGGCGCCGATGACCCGCAGCCGGGCACACGGCCCGGGGCACACGCCGACCGCGTCGATGGCCGAGTACTACGCTCAGCGCGCGTCCGCCGGGCTCGTCATCACCGAGGGTGTCCAGCCCTCCCCGGTCGGCCAGGGCTACCCCGACACCCCCGGTCTGCACAGCGCCGAGCAGGTCGCCGCCTGGCGCAAGGTCACCGACGCCGTGCACGCCAAGGGCGGCCGGATCTTCGCCCAGATCATGCACGCCGGCCGGATCGGCCACCCGGACCTGCTGCCCGACGGCCTGATCAATGTGGCCCCTTCGGCGGTGGCAGCCGAAGGGCAGGTCTACACCCACGAGGGCCCGAAGCCGTTCATCACGCCGCAGGCGCTGAGCGAGGACCAGATCCTCGTCACCATCGGCGAGTTCGCCACCGCCGCGCGCAACGCGGTCGACGCGGGCTTCGACGGCGTCGAACTGCACGGCGCCAACGGCTACCTCATCCACCAGTTCCTCGCGCCCAACAGCAACGTGCGCGACGACGGCTGGGGCGGCTCCGTCGAGGGCCGCATCCGCTTCGCGGTCGAGGTCACCAAGGCCGTCGCCGCCGAGATCGGCCCCGAGCGCACCGCGATCCGCCTGTCGCCGGGCAACCCGTACAACGGCATCGAGGAGCCCGAGCCGCAGGCCCTCTACACGGCACTGGTCGACGCCCTCGAACCGCTCGGCCTCGCCTATCTGCATCTGCTCGAAGCCGCCCCGGAACAGCGGGAGTTGACGCTCCGGCTGCGCAAGGCGTTCTCGGGCGTACTGATCCTCAACGCCGCCACCGAAGGCCCGACCGGGCCCGCCGCGCTCACCCTGATCGAGGACGGCACCGCCGACCTCGTCTCCTACGGAGCGCTCTTCCTCGCCAACCCCGACCTCCCGGCCCGGCTCGCGGCAGGCGGCCCCTTCAACACCCCGGACGTGTCGACGTTCTTCGGCGGCGACGACCGCGGCTACCTGGACTACCCCGCGCTCGACGCCTGACGTCCGACACCCGAGGTGTCCGGCGCGTGACGTCGCACGCCTGACGGGTGCGGCGCACGCAATTCGCTGGTCGCGGCCCGGCCCGGCGGTGGAGGATCGCGCCGTGATCATCGACACCGACCCCACGGAGCCGGCGCGCGAAGCCGCCCGCAACAACGCCGCGTGGTGCGCCGCGCTCTGCCGGGCGCACGGCATCACCGGCCACGCCGGGGCGCGGGCCTGGACCAGCCCGCACCGGACCCCGCTCTACTATCCGGACGCAGTGACCCTCACCCCCGATGCCTCGGCCCAGGACGTCGTCGGCGGAATCGACCTCACGTCACCCGGCGCCTCGGTCAAGGACAGCTTCGCGGCGCTCGACCTGAGCGACGACGGCTTCGACGTCCTCTTCGACGCGCAGTGGATCCATCGACCGGCCCCCGAGGCCGCCGGTGAGGGATGGCAACTCGTGCTGGACGAGGGCGAGTTGATCGCATGGGAGGCGGCCTGGGCGCGGGGGGAGAGCGAAGGCCTCTTCCCGGCGGACCTGCTTGCCGCCCCGGACCACGCCTTCCTGGTGGACCGCGACCCGCGGGGAGCGGTGCGCGCGGGGGCCGTCGCCAGCAGAAGCGGAGCCGTCGCCGGCACGAGCGGGGCGGTCGCCGGCACGAGCGGAGCGGTCGTCGGGATCTCCAACCTCTTCGCCGCCGACGACGACCTGGACGCGGCATGGGCCGGCGCTCTGGACACCGTCGCCCGCGCCTGGCCGGGGCGCGCGGTCGTCGGCTACGAGAGCGGCGACGACCTCACGGCCGCCCTGCGCGCGGGCTTCACCCCCGCGGGGCCGCTCAGAGTGTGGCTGCACCGGAGCTGAGCGGCTCGCCGTACCAGCGCCACGAGTCCGGGCGGGACCGCCCCGGCAGGTCCGCGCGGCCACTGGCCCACAGCAGCACCTGCCAGCGGTCCTGGTCGTCCGGCACGTCCCGGAACAGCCGGGCCAGTACCCGGTCGCACAGTCCGGCGGGCGGCGCCCACGTCAGGCCGAGGCCCTCGGCCACGTCCTGGGTGTGCAGCAAGGTTTCCACGATGCCCATCGCGCCGAACCCCTCGGGATCCGAGATGCCGAAGCCGTGGTAGGCGCGTACGTCGGGCGACGTGGTGCGCACCATCGCGGTGAGCAGGGCGCCGCTCGCCTCCAGGGTCTGCAGGAGCCCGGCCGGCCCCGCGGCGCGGTCCGCGTGCACCGAGTTGCGGGGGCCGCCGGGACGCCTGGCCTCCCACAGGTACGGCACCTCGCCGTCCAGCGGGGGCTGGGCCGGGCCCATCTGTACGGCGTAGGCGAAGAGGTCGTCCGAGAGGTGTTCGACCGTCTCCCAGCAGTCCCACTCCAGCGTTCCCGCCTTCGCGCTCCAGTCCGCCGCGAGCCCGGCCCGCAGCGCGGTGACGGACAGCCGAACCGCGTGCTCCACATCGGCGGCGGTGACGGGAGTTCGGGAAGGTTCATCAACCATGGACATGGGGCGACCGTACCAACGATCTCTGTGGACGGTGCCGGGACGGCCCCCAGGCCGGGGGTCCAGGGGGCGGCCCCGGACCCCCGGCCTGGAGGTCGTTCACATCACCTGCGTTCACGTCGCCGGGGTGCAGTGCGCCGGCGTTCAGTGCACCGGTCTCACATCACCGGCGTGAAGTCCCGCGCACCGATGAACTCCGGGCGCCGGATCGGTGCGGCGAACGGCTCCACCGCGGTGTTCTCCACGCTGTTGAAGACGATGAACACGTTGCTGCGCGGGAACGGGGTGATGTTGTCCCCGGAGCCGTGCATCGCGTTGCAGTCGAACCAGGTCGCCGAGCCGGCGCGGCCGGTGAACAGCCTGATGCCGTGGCGGTCGGCCATCTTCGTGAGCGCCTCGTCGGACGGCGTTCCCGCGTCCTGCATCTGCAGGGACTTCTTGTAGTTGTCCTTCGGCGTCTCGCCCGCGCAGCCGAGGAAGTCCCGGTGCGACCCGGGCATGATCATCAGGCCGCCGTTGGTGTCGTGGTTCTCGGTCAGCGCGATCGAGACCGACACCGTCCGCATGTTCGCCAGACCGTCCTCGGCGTGCCACGTCTCGAAGTCCGAGTGCCAGTAGAAGCCCGAGGCGCCGAAGCCCGGCTTCACGTTGATCCGCGACTGGTGGACGTAGACGTCCGAACCGAGGATCCGCCGCGCCGTACCCACCACGCGCTCGTCACGCACCAGGCGCGCGAACAGCTCGCTGATCTTGTGGACCTCGAAGACCGAACGCACGGACTGCGACTGCGGTTCGATGATCGACCGCTCGTCGGCGCGCACCGCGGGGTCGGCGATCAGGCGCTCCAACTCGGTCCGGTAGACCGCGACTTCGTCGTCCGTGAGCAGATCCTGGATCGACAGGAAGCCGTCCTGCTCGAAGGATTCGAGCCCGGCCGCCGGTCCCCAGACGACCGGGTCCTGGCGGGGTGTGATCACCTCGGCGGCGCCACGCGTGGGGTAGAGATCCTGGGCGGTCATGGTCAGCCCTCCTCGGGTTCGGTCAACAGGGGGTAGACGCCGTTCTCGTCGTGGTCCTCCCGTCCGGTGACGGGCGGGTTGAAGACGCAGACGCAGCGGAAGTCGGTCTTGGGGCGCAGGGTGTGGCGCTCGTGGCCGTTCAGGAGATACATCGTGCCCGGCTCGATCCAGTGGGTCTCGCCGGTCTCCTCGTTGGTGAGCTCGGCCTCGCCCTCGGTGCACAGGACCGCCTCGATGTGGTTGGCGTACCACATGGAGGTCTCGGTGCCCGCGTAGAGCACGGTCTCGTGCAGGGAGAAGCCGACCTTCTCCTTCGCGAGGACGATCCGCTTGCTCTCCCACGTGCCTGAGGCGGCCTTCACATGGCGGTCGGTGTTCTCGATGTCCTTGAACGAGCGGACAATCACGGTGAGTTGCTGCCTTTCTGTGTACGTCGGTGTACGGCGGTGCACGTCCGTGCGGATGCGCCGGTGCGCCGGGCGGCGGGGCGGGTCAGACGGTCGCGGCGACCGCGCGGGCCAGCGTGCGCAGCCCCTCGTCCAGCTCCTCCTGCGTGATGGTCAGCGGCGGAAGCATCTTGACCACCTCGCTCTTGGGACCCGAGGTCTCCAGGAGAAGCCCCAGCTCGAAGGCGCGGGCGCAGACCTCGGAGGCGCGCGCCGGGTCGGCGAACTCCAGGCCCCACACCAGACCGCGGCCGCGGTAGCTGGCACCGAGCCCGCTGTGCTCGGTGCACAGCGCGAGCAGGGCCTGCTCGATCTGCTCGCCACGCGCCAGGGTGTGCTTCTCCATCTGCCCGCCGTCGGCCCAGTACGCCTCGAGCGTGGCGGTCGCGGTGACGAACGCCGGGTTGTTGCCGCGGAAGGTGCCGTTGTGCTCGCCGGGCTCCCACACGTCGAGCTCGCCCTTGAACAGGCAGAGCGAGAGCGGGAGTCCGTAGCCGCTGATCGACTTGGAGACGGTGACGATGTCCGGCACGATGCCCGCCTCCTCGAAGGAGAAGAAGGCGCCGGTGCGGCCGCAGCCCATCTGGATGTCGTCGACGATGAGCAGCATGTCGCGGCGGTGGCACAGGTCGGCGAGCGCGCGCAGCCACTCGGGCCGGGCCACGTTGATGCCGCCCTCGCCCTGCACGGTCTCCACGATCACGGCGGCCGGCTTGTTGAGGCCCGAGCCCTGGTCCTCCAGGAGCCGCTCGAACCACAGGAAGTCCGGGACCTGGCCGTCGAGGTAGTTGTCGAACGGCATCGGCGTGCCGTGCACCAGGGGGACGCCCGCGCCGGCCCGCTTGAAGGCGTTGCCGGTCACGGCGAGCGAGCCGAGCGACATGCCGTGGAAGGCGTTGGTGAAGGACACGATCGACTCGCGGCCCTTGACCTTGCGGGCCAGCTTCAGCGCCGCCTCGACGGCGTTGGTGCCCGTCGGGCCGGGGAACATGACCTTGTACGGCAGGTCGCGCGGGCGCAGGATCACGTTCTGGAACGTCTCCAGGAACGCCCGTTTCGCGGTCGTCGCCATGTCGAGGCCGTGCGTGATGCCGTCACGCTCGATGTAGTCGATCAACGCCCGTTTCATCACGGGGTTGTTGTGCCCGTAGTTGAGTGAGCCGGCACCGGCGAAGAAGTCCAGGTAGCTGTGGCCGTCCTCGTCGGTGAGGCGGGCACCCTGCGCGCGGTCGAACACGGCGGGCCAGCCGCGGCAGTAGCTGCGTACCTCGGATTCGAGCGACTCGAAGACACTGAGGGCGGGCGGGGTGATGGTCACAGCGATTCTCCCTGGGGGTGGAGGGGGCCGATGCGGTAAAGGACCTCGGGCTGGTGCCCGTCGTCCGGAAACAGCCCGGCGTCGAAGAGGACCTCGCGGCTGAGCAGGGCGCCGCGGCGCGTGGCGTACGAGGTGAAGAGCCGGTCGGAGGGGATGTTGTCCGGCGACACCGTCGTCTCGACGCGGGTGATCCCGTGCGAGTTGGTCACCTTCGAGGTGAGCGCTTCCAGCAGCAGTCCGGCCAGACCCTCGCCCCGGTGGGCGTGGTCCACGGCGACCTGCCAGACGACCAGGGTGTCCGGTCGTTCGGGCCGTACGTAGCCGGTGATGAACGCGATCGGCTCACCGTCGGTGCCGCGGGCCACCACGGAGGTCCGGGCGAAGTCACGGCACCAGAGCAGATAGCTGTACGAGGAGTTGAGGTCGAGCACCTCGGAGTCACGGGCGATGCGCCATATCGCGGCTCCGTCCTCCACTCGTGGGCTTTCGATTCGGACTGCTGTTTGTGCGGCGGTCATGCCGAGGGAATTTACCGATCAGAAATTGAAATCGCATTCCCGTCGGGGGGTGTGCATCGAGGAGATCCGTGTTATCACGCGAGCATGCACGCGAGCCGGTTTGTCCGGTAATTACCGGACAAAAAGGAAGGGTTGTGGAGTCGATCACACCCGCGCGGCGTGCCGGAAACCTTGATGAAACCTGTGCGTTTAGGGCCGCGGGGCCGGGGCAGAAGAAAACGGGAAGCCGCAGTGGATAAGCGGCTTCCCGTTCTGTGGAACGCATTGTGGAATTCAGTTGTTCTTTATGTGTCCAGCTTTATGTGTCCGAGGAAGTGCCGGAGGATCGCCGCCCAGGTGTCACCACGCTTCGGAAACGGCCCTGCGGGCGCCCTCCAGGTCCACCGCGATCCCGTATTCACCCAGCGCCGCCCCGAGCGCGGCGAGCGACGACTGGACCACGCCCCTCGTGGCGTCCACGCCGTAGTGGTTGACCCGGACCATCGTCGTCGCCAGTGCCCCGCCGCCCGCGATCAGGGGCAGCGACGGGTCGGCGGCGAGAGCCTTGGCGACCAGCTCCCCGGCATCGACCGCGTCGGGCACGCGCAGGGTCGTGGCCACCGGGGCGGCGTCCGCGGCCTCGTGCACGTAGGGGAGAAGGCCGCCGCCGAGCGCGAGGGCGCCCGCCCGGGTCGCCGCCGCGGCCGAGGCGTGCCGGGCCGTCACCGCGGCCAGGCCCTCGGAGTCGATGCGCTCCACGCACGCCTCGAGGGCCAGCATCTCCAGCTGGGCCGGCGCGTGCGGCAGGGCCGTGCGGCCGCCGTCGATCCAGCGCTGCTTCCAGTCCAGGAGCGAGAGGTAGGAGTGGCGGGGCGCCTTCGGGTTGGCGGCGATCCGCTCCCAGGCGCGGGCGCTGACGGAAACCGCCGAGACGCCGGCCGGGCCGCCCATCGCCTTCTGTCCGCCGATCACACACAGGTCCACGCCCCAGGCGTCGACCAGGAGCGGCTCGGCGGCCACCGAGGCCACCGCGTCCAGCATGAACAGCGCTCCGTGCCGGCGCACCACCTCACCGATCTCCGCGACCGGGTTGGTGTTGCCGGTCGCCGCCTCCGCGTGCACGAGCGAAACGAAGTCGATCTCCGGGCGTTCGGTGAGCGCACGGTCGATCTGCTCCGCGGTGACCGCCGCGTGGAAGGGCACCTCCAGGTCGACGACCTCGGCCCCGCAGTCGCGCAGCCAGTTGCCGAAGGTCTGCCCGTAGGGACCGGTCACCACGTTGAGCGCGGTGGAGCCGGGAAGCGCCGCGCCCCGGATGCAGCCCTCCAGGGGGAGCAGCGCCTCGCCCTGCATGATCACCACGTCCTGTTCGGTGGCGAGCAGGGCGGCCACCCGTCGCTCGATCGCCGCGAAGTGGGCGGCGGTCAGCGGGGCCAGGTCCAGGAGCGGGTGTGTCACGGCGATGCCTTCTTCGGTCGGGTCGGGGGTCACATCGGGGATCGGGCGGCCGGGGGTGACATCGGGGTGCACGCCGGGATGCACGCCGGGTGTCCGATCCTCTGGATGGAGACTACCCAGCGCCTCGTACAGTGCTGACC
Encoded here:
- a CDS encoding GNAT family N-acetyltransferase, which gives rise to MTWHLTDDIEMFRKAAGGLLAADPARSSVLLTVSETARAGVWPEIRSGWWVCGGTVAGAFLQTPPFPPLLGPMPPEAARELAGELRGISPTGVNGVNGESDAALAFGRAWGPYEVERAERLFGLAELTGPTSVAGRARIAAMADLPLLTAWLEAFSTEAGLSSGQHVGELAARRIAAGQLVLWEAEAEGPVSLAATSAVLAGHARIGPVYTPPELRGHGYAAAATSAATRLAQGRGAGHVVLFTDLANPTSNALYQRLGYRRLRDHLSLTFTDRVPVGRRPERR
- a CDS encoding LysR family transcriptional regulator, translated to MLERYELEAFLTLSEELHFGRTGERLRLSTARVSQTIAKLERRIGVPLFHRTSRRVELSPVGRQLYEDVRPAWDRIADAVERAVDAGRGLTGLLRVAFSGPAAGQLLVGATQTFRTRHPECDVQIREARPQDILPWLRGGAVDTVLTSRPVRAEGIVMGPVLVREARMLAVPAGHPLARRTAVREEDLARVTVLEIAETPPDSPRDDHRPRRTPAGHPLAPAPSATTFTELLTLVGAGEGVASVGAHARRYFARPDVAYVPFSDAAPVEWGLIWLADGTTARVRAFGKAALDVVRGTVPSP
- a CDS encoding nuclear transport factor 2 family protein produces the protein MYVTRDRALTAPADDSAAVLAELRDRTEIIDALYRFGLGQDLKDEELFASAFAADAELDFRPAAAKWGAEPPLMSGRDTIVTTILGMFAGRVDTTHQVTNPRITVDGDTARLTALVEAQHLLVADRARYALLKNPYDVDLVRDGDRWVVRRLVIDNTWFVGEPTAIFG
- a CDS encoding SDR family oxidoreductase — its product is MRCAVLGGTGLIGSTIVERLVEDGHEALPHARSTGVDLLTGEGLAPALAGADVVIDATQSPAADDTAAEFFRTATANLLAAAAQAGVRHAVLLSIVGVDRVPDLGYYRAKVLQEGLFRAGPVPYSIVRATQFFEYVDAIMSWTTEGDTVRLPPVPLQPVAAADAARVVADIAAGAPLQGVRDVAGPDVLALDELGALTLTALGAARTVLTDADAGPFATASGGALTAPGGAHLAPTRYRDWLAAAARHRGAHLGEGASETEQ
- a CDS encoding DsbA family oxidoreductase; the protein is MRVEIWSDIACPWCYIGKARFEKGLAGFAHRDDVEVVHRSFELDPGRAKGEVGPVIPMLAKKYGRTIEEARAMEENVASHAHAEGLGYLAEGRDHGNTFDIHRLLHLAKARGRQGELLDLAYRVNFAEERSVFDAAVLAEIAVLAGLDADEVQAVIGDENAYADEVRADEREAAELGANAVPFFVLDRKYGISGGQPSEVFTRALEQAWQEHTPALAVIAGEGDGADACGPDGCEVPR
- a CDS encoding aminotransferase class V-fold PLP-dependent enzyme; translated protein: MELDSLAPGEFAPKTTYLNTASTGLLPARTVAAMNEAIVAAAAGRPTDMFGDVEAARAAYARLVEVPVRRVACGASVAVYAGLVATSLPEGSEVLVAEADFSSVVNPFHVRRDLKVRTAPLEGLAQAVRPGTALVAVSAVQSADGRIADLDAIRDAARAHGARTLVDVSQGAGWCPVDAGAFDYTVTVGFKWLTGPRGVAFFTVPDDLGELTPVFAGWVAGEHPWDSCYGPVEELAHSARRFDESPALFSYTGARHSLALLEELGIERVHAHNTALADRFRAGLAPLGYEAVAAPGSAIVSVPRLGHVQEELSRSGIELSNRAGNLRAAFHYYTSGQDVDRLLALLPAR
- a CDS encoding MarR family winged helix-turn-helix transcriptional regulator, whose amino-acid sequence is MTSDDPVCPDYAHLPSAARGGPFSRAVSRVARLHRIAAGRQLRCIGLYPGQELLMMHLWDAGATRQSQLIKLLELDPSTVTKMLQRLEQAGYVRRTPDPKDRRASLVEATDDGCVLHERVRDAWTELEEQTLAGLDADERAELTRLLGKVEENLCRSAGDEAACGT